One Methanomassiliicoccales archaeon genomic window, TCTCCCAGAGGACTGGAGTGGCAATCAGAGGACCAATACCATTACCAACCAAGCATCTGAGGGTTCCGGTGCGCAAATCCCCTGATGGAGAAGGGTCTGAGACCTGGGATCGATGGGAGATGCGGATACACAAGCGGTTGATCGACTTGGACGCTGATGAAAGGG contains:
- the rpsJ gene encoding 30S ribosomal protein S10; its protein translation is MAQRARISLSGTDPKKVDSVCGQIKAISQRTGVAIRGPIPLPTKHLRVPVRKSPDGEGSETWDRWEMRIHKRLIDLDADERALRQLMRIQVPDGVNIEIVLRS